One Desulfatitalea tepidiphila genomic window, TCCTGGACGGCTTGAATGCCGGCCTCGCCCGAGGCGGCGCTTCGCACGCGATACCCCTCCTGGGTGAGAAGCTTTTCAAAACTCTTGCGCAATTGATCGTCATCGTCGATGACCAGAATGGTGTTCATCTCAAACCCCCTTTAACGGCAGATGAATTATAAAGGTCGCACCGGCCGTATCGGATGGATCCAGGGCGAGGGTACCTCCATGCTCGGCCACGATACGCTTGGCGATGCTCAGGCCGAGGCCGGTACCTTCATCCTTGGTGGTGAAAAATGGCTGAAAGATCTTCTCCACATTGGCTGGAGAGACGCCGGGACCGTTATCGGAAATGTAGAGAACGACCATTTTTTGGTCGTTGTCCAGCTCCACACACTCATCGATGACGATCGTGCCGCCGCTTTTCATCTCCTCGCAGGCATTGACGATCAGATTGACCAGCACCTCCTTGAGCTGTTCCGGATCGGCCATGACTTCGGGCAGCATTTCCGATCGCACCACATCGACCTTGACACCATAGGAATCCAGCCGATGAGACAGGAGTTGAAGCACATGATCCACGATGACCGAGGGGCTGATCGGCTGCATGACCAGTTTGGGCGGGCGTGAAAACTCAAGAAAATTCTGGACAATGGTGTCGATGTGGCGAATTTCCTGAGAGATCACCTCGAAATCCTCCTTTTGAGTGGCATCCAGCTCGAGGGAGCGGCCCAGCGAAAACAGACGCATCTTCACGGAAGTAAAAGGGTTGCGGATGCTGTGGGCCATGCCCGCGGCCAGACGGCCGACCATGGCCATCTTTTCCGCTTGCAACAGGTTTTCACGACTTTTCTCGAGTTCCTGATGGGCCTGATTCACATCGACCAGCAGGCTATCGATGCTGCGTCCCAAGGCTGCGACGACATTAACCGGACGCGAAGAGGGTGCCCCTTTGGTCGTGCTCTTCAGCATGGCATAGACGGGTGAAAAGATTTGATGGACCAACAGCATGCCCAACACGATCGCCAGCACCATTTGAATGGCAATGGTGATGATCGTGATAAACCGCAGCTTGTTGCCGCCTTTTGTCAAATCACTTCTGACCTGGCGAATATGGGTGAGGTGCTCAAGCTTATGGGCTTCACACTTGGCAATGATTTCCTCGAATAGCTGTCTTACGGTTTGATGGAGTTGGGTGCCTTGCTCCCGCTCGCCGCGTTTGTAATGTTCTATCACGCGCTCTTTAAGGCGCACGTAATCGATATATCGATCTGCGATTTCCTGAATCTTGGCCTGTTGTTCAGGGGTGTTGGCCTGTTGCTGGGCCTGTCCCAGCTGCTCCTGGAACACCCGATGCTGCTGCGTAAAACTTTGCAGCCACCCTGGATCGCCATCCAGAAAGTAGTAGGTCACGAATCCCTTCTGGTTGACCAACGCCAATTCAAGGGCCGCTGCGGATTCAAAGGCGGCCATGCTGCGGTCGACGATTCCATTGAAAAGCCCTTGAATGCGGTAAGTGTACCAAACCATGACCGAACCGCTGGACAAGGCGATCAACATCAGGCCCGATAACAATAAATAGATGCGTGTTTTCAAGTTGAGTGTCCGCCACATCTCCTGTCTCCACCTCGCATATTGTTGCGGCCGCACCGGTCATAAGGGTCCGTCTTGCAAACGCCGCGCCATTCTCATTTCCAGATAAAATTAATATTTACAGATAATTACACACAACCCGACCGCTTCATCGCTGAATGATTGTCAGCATTTTTTACATAATGTGCGAAAAATCGACATTAAAATCAATCCTGAATGCGCCTGGACTGCATGACATGCAGACAGTGCGTAAAATTGCCTGACATCCGGTGAGCGTCCCTTCCCAAAGACCTGCTCATGGGATTCTCATTCTTTAACCAATAATTCAAATAGATAGAAGGCGCATAGATGTGCCATGGGGTTTGGCATCATCGTTGCTCATGCCTTTTTTGCCGTAACCAAACCCGGGAGGACCACTTTGAAAGACTACTACACGCGCACGCTGCGCAACATGCTCATCATTCGCGTCTTCCTCGTTCCATTTGCAGTGATGCTGGTGGTTTATGGCACCATCATCTACTTCTTTGCATCCTATTCCGTCCGACAAGTGAGAAACGAATTGGTGGGCATCGCCGAAGGCCATCGCAATATCATCGACCAGTTCCTCTCCGAGAAAGCCGCTATTCTGCAATTCACAGCCGCCAGCTTCAGTCGTGAACAGCTGCGTCAGAGAAATCATCTGGACATGATCTTCAAAAACCTACAGACCCAGTCCAAGGCCTTCTTCGACCTGGGGGTATTCGATCAGAACGGCCGGCATGTGGCCTATGCCGGCCCCTTCGACCTGCTCGGCAAGAGCTACGCGGAGGCCGAGTGGTTCAAAAGGGTTCAAAACGTTTCAGTATACATCTCAGACGAATTCCTCGGCTACCGGCAAATCCCCCACTTCATTATCGCCGTCAAGAAGGAAGAGACGGAAATCGCCTGGTACCTGAGGGCTACCATCGACACCTATTACTTCAATGATCTGGTGGAGAACATCCGCATCGGTCGCACCGGAGAGGCCTATATTGTCAACCGGGAAGGCGTCCTGCAGACCAAGCGGCGTTCTGGCGGACGGATCATGGAACCAGACCCCGATTTCGTCAAATACGCCACTATCGACCATGGGAAGACAACCTTTTTCACCTCAGGCGGCTGGCGCAATGGGTACCTGTATGCGTCGGCCCCTATTCAGCAAACCAACTGGCAGCTGATCGTACGCCAATCCATCGGCGACGCCTATGCCCCCCTGGTCTCCTCCACGCTGGTTTCGTTTCTTCTGTTATTGGGCGGCAGTGTTATGGTGGTGCTCATGGGCTTTTTCATGGCTGCCAACGTGGCCGCGCAGCTGAAGTCGGCCGACCTGGAAAAGCGTGAGATGAAGACTCAGTTGATCCTGGCCGGAAAGCTGGCCGAAGTGGGTGAAATGAGCACGGGCATCGCCCATGAAATCAACAATCCACTGCAGGTCATGAAATCCGAAGTGGCCATGATTCAGTCCCTGACCGAGGATATCAGCCCCATCATCGAGAACCAGGCGCCTCAAATGCTGATCCAGTTGAAAGACTGCACACGGGAGATCGGAGACCAAATCAACCGCTGCAGCCATATTACCCAGGGATTGCTCAATTTCGCCCGTAAGCGTGAAAACACCAAGGAGCCGATCGTTCTCGAGCAATTTGTGCCCAAAATGGTCCAAATGGTGGATCAACGAGCACGTCTGGAAAATATCCGCATCGTCCAGGAGATCGAGTCGGATTTGCCGCAAATCGTCAGCGACCCCAACCAGCTGCAGCAAGTCTTTCTGAATCTCTTCAATAACGCCATCTATGCGCTCAAGGAGCGCATCTCACCTGAAATCCGCGTCCGCGTAACCAAAGAGAATACGACGATCCTCATCTCTGTTTCAGACAATGGCTGTGGGTTTTCGTCCGAATCCATGGAAAAGGCGTTCCTGCCCTTTTACACCACCAAACCG contains:
- a CDS encoding ATP-binding protein, whose protein sequence is MWRTLNLKTRIYLLLSGLMLIALSSGSVMVWYTYRIQGLFNGIVDRSMAAFESAAALELALVNQKGFVTYYFLDGDPGWLQSFTQQHRVFQEQLGQAQQQANTPEQQAKIQEIADRYIDYVRLKERVIEHYKRGEREQGTQLHQTVRQLFEEIIAKCEAHKLEHLTHIRQVRSDLTKGGNKLRFITIITIAIQMVLAIVLGMLLVHQIFSPVYAMLKSTTKGAPSSRPVNVVAALGRSIDSLLVDVNQAHQELEKSRENLLQAEKMAMVGRLAAGMAHSIRNPFTSVKMRLFSLGRSLELDATQKEDFEVISQEIRHIDTIVQNFLEFSRPPKLVMQPISPSVIVDHVLQLLSHRLDSYGVKVDVVRSEMLPEVMADPEQLKEVLVNLIVNACEEMKSGGTIVIDECVELDNDQKMVVLYISDNGPGVSPANVEKIFQPFFTTKDEGTGLGLSIAKRIVAEHGGTLALDPSDTAGATFIIHLPLKGV
- a CDS encoding sensor histidine kinase, yielding MKDYYTRTLRNMLIIRVFLVPFAVMLVVYGTIIYFFASYSVRQVRNELVGIAEGHRNIIDQFLSEKAAILQFTAASFSREQLRQRNHLDMIFKNLQTQSKAFFDLGVFDQNGRHVAYAGPFDLLGKSYAEAEWFKRVQNVSVYISDEFLGYRQIPHFIIAVKKEETEIAWYLRATIDTYYFNDLVENIRIGRTGEAYIVNREGVLQTKRRSGGRIMEPDPDFVKYATIDHGKTTFFTSGGWRNGYLYASAPIQQTNWQLIVRQSIGDAYAPLVSSTLVSFLLLLGGSVMVVLMGFFMAANVAAQLKSADLEKREMKTQLILAGKLAEVGEMSTGIAHEINNPLQVMKSEVAMIQSLTEDISPIIENQAPQMLIQLKDCTREIGDQINRCSHITQGLLNFARKRENTKEPIVLEQFVPKMVQMVDQRARLENIRIVQEIESDLPQIVSDPNQLQQVFLNLFNNAIYALKERISPEIRVRVTKENTTILISVSDNGCGFSSESMEKAFLPFYTTKPVGQGTGLGLSTVYGIIKGLGGDITLTSEQGAGSEFQIRLPIEEIDNTSVQFNHTLSQRR